Within the Leptospira johnsonii genome, the region TTTTGCGAGACCAAAGGCTTCCATATTCTCGAAACCTAAGCCTTCTACTTTGATCCTTTCCATAGCGCGAGGACTTAGATCCTCCAAGGTGACCGAACCTGTCCCGTTAGTGGCGCATTCTACAAAATCGTTTCCTTCGAATGGAAATTGCAAATCCGTGAACTCGTATTTAAAAGTCATAGTTTCGGGAAGTCTGATCTTTTTGTCTAAGAAAGCGATTTGATAGTTTGCAAATACTTTCGAAATTCCGAATTTACCTTCCCATTCTTTTCTGGGGATCCAGGTATAAACTCCGGCAGAGCCGATCCCTAAAATTGCTTTAGGTTTCCAGGTAGAAGGATCTAAAAGATATTTCTGGAGATTGATGGCGGCTTCCAATTCTCCGATGCCCGCTTCGAAGGTGTGGATCCGAGGATCCAATTTTAA harbors:
- a CDS encoding phosphorylase codes for the protein MSDLKIQDILFCAAFAGEIDKLKLDPRIHTFEAGIGELEAAINLQKYLLDPSTWKPKAILGIGSAGVYTWIPRKEWEGKFGISKVFANYQIAFLDKKIRLPETMTFKYEFTDLQFPFEGNDFVECATNGTGSVTLEDLSPRAMERIKVEGLGFENMEAFGLAKVCNQFNIPFGTIFALTNKVGPKGSEEWKLSWRKHSDKLQEKILSYL